The genomic stretch GACAAGGAGGTTGACGCTAGGACTGAGTCTTCGTCTGCTAGCCACGTTGACACACCCAGCCCGCCTCGCCAGCTGACCCGTAGCGATACCAGCACCGGTGTCATGACCGGCAAGGGCATGCGCCCATTGCGCCTAGTGCAGAACGAGGAAGAAGCCATGAAGGCTCGCAAGGCAGCCAACCGCGGCAGCTGGTTCGGCGGTCTCTTCGGCCAGGCACCGCCGTCCGCTCAGCAGGAAAACACACAGTAGACACTGTCGCTGTATTCTTCCTGTTTCATGATACACAACACAACGCAGCACCCCCCATAATTACATGTAAGTATTCTTCTTTACAGACTTGTTTGGCGGCAGCCTACACATTACTCTGTAGTATTGTAACTGTGTTTGGTCCGCCTACTACCCCCCTTTTTGGATACGACGGGTGTTTGATACGACTTAATGTGGCAAGAAAGAAAACTCTGTCAAGACATGATGCGTGGAATGGATGGTGAGAATATATATATCTATAGTTTTACTCTGGGTATCATACTTGTAGGGGAGGGGAGGAAAGAGAGGATGTGAAGAGGATGTGAAAGTGGAGGGGAATTTATTCTTTGATGAACGACAAGACAAGATGAATGGAATGGTTATTATGGTATATGTTACTTTACTCGCTCACTCGCTCAATCCCCTGGCTGGCATGTACACACGACTTTCTCTTTATACCCCGTCTGCTGTCTTGGGTTCTGTAGGGTAGGGTGTTTAATGGTATTCTTTATTCTTAACTTATTCTTGTCTGGTCTGTGAATGATGCTGAGGTATGTCATGTGGTCCAAAGTCGTACTCTCGGTAACACCGCATCAAAGATAGAGAGTTGTGTCTCAACAGTGCTATGTGGAAGACAGTTGCGAAGTGATAGCTATCGCTATACATCTCCAAACTTTCCTTTCCATCGTTCCTGATACATCCAACATGACAGTAGGCTATGAGACTGCCTCCCCTCACTGCACCTCCTTCCCCTTCCTTCTCACTCCCATTTCTGTCCTCATCCCTCCCCTCTACGCCTCCACACCCCTCGGTCCAACACTCAAACTGCCGCGCCGCCCTTCCTGACACAGCACACACGCGACACTGCTACAAGCCGTCCTCTTTTCCATGCGGTGAGGACACTGGCTTGGACCCATACCATGTATTTCGGCGTGACTGCAGCGCGTATACCGGATGTGCATGATGTGGTCGCAGGTGTCTTTTGCTCCTTTTGAAGAaggagagaaggagagaCAGGTTGTTTGGATCATGTAGCACATGTTGGCGTCTGTGGAGGTTGTTGGAGATGGTGGTGGATGTGTTGTTAAAGTGTTGTAGGCGATGTTCGCTGTCCTGGAGTAGCACTTGGGTGTGCTTTAGGTGGATGTGGCTGAGGTAGCTATGTCGATGATGTGGTATAGTGATTGTGAGAAGGGCGGTTATACACGAGCAGTGGGGATTGCTCTTATACCAATGGGGTTTGTAGGGTGTGATTGTTAGTCGTGTGAGTGACGTGATGTCTCTCTCACTTTCGAGTGTGTCAAACATTGTATTGTCTCGGGGTGAGGTGAGAATTGTGAGTAGCTTGTCTTGGGGCTGTTGCCTTGTTTTCAGGGTCTGAGACATGAGCACTGAGCAAACACATTTTATTGGACCAGACATGGTCGTTGCACTTCTTGTGAGGTTGCTTTGACGCTTGGGAGGGGAGGTGGGCCGGACACCAGAAAGGAACTGCGAGAGCAAAAACACTTGCCTTCACAAGTACACTCTAGTTGAACAGGCGGACTTGCGCTAGGCTAAGTTTTGAGACAAAGAGACGGTTTCATAATATCACCAATTCACTTTCATGGCTGGTGCTATGTTCAATTTTTGGAAGAGACGGTGTAGTGTATGAAGGCTTGTTGATTGCTTGTGTATTGACATTGATGATCATCCAATCCTCTCTCACCGGATATCTTGTTCGTGGCGCGCAATCTAGTTTTTGCCAAACCAGGTCTTGTGTCCCTGCCGAATTTGTCAGAGGTAGTCCTGCGGTCCTTGGAAGGTCGCACTTACGAGGACGAGACGACCCATCATGTACATGCTGGCGCTGAGGCTGCCGAACAGGAGGACCTTGTAACCGGGGATCATCCACTTTCCGCGGGCCTATAAATCTTCCTGTCAGCGTATATTGCTCCAAATCTCCAACTCTCTAGGACACTGTCCATATCAACCAAGCGCTGGTGCTCCCTCTTCATCCACATATAATGTGCACCGCGCTTCCCCTCTCTTATGTATTGGTAACGCACCTTCTCCCAGGTCCTCAGTCCGTCGTGCTTCTGGTGTTCGCGTTGCCAGTAAGGAACGCGGTTCTCGCGCATAACCCAGCTGGAGATTGTCAGTGTCGAGCTCCGTGGGGTGTGCTAAGACGGCTGCCGCAAGCTGCCAGCGGCGTATCGTCGCTGCCATAGTCCTCTCGAAGACGTACCCTGCCATTGTGAAGAGTGGAGATTTGTAATTCGCGGCTTGCGGGGGCAATTGGTAGTTTCGTGGGGTTGACGTTGTCTTTGAGTCGCGAGGTCGAATGATGCATCAGCGGAACATTGGAAGTCGAGTGCCAAGACGCTTAACTCTTTCGAGAGCAGCAACTTCCGAAATTCCCAAGGAAAACTGACGAAGAGTAAGAGAAAGTTGCTTGCGCCAATGGACTGATATCACCCTCTCTTCCTGTCTCGTTCATGACACTGGCCGTTGACAGGCTCCTCGCCAGTCCGGCTGCCTTGCGACTCCTGCGCTCCCTTGTCAATGGCTCAGAACTCCCCGCCGCATGTTCTGCAGCAACGATTTGCTGCCATTCGTATACAGCCCGCCGCAATTATTCAAACAATCCGACAGATCGGTCCAAATCCACGTCAAAGCCACAATGGAAGCGCTTGAAAGATGCAGCCAAAGAAATCGCGATCCGAAACCGAGTGCGCGAGGCACTGCTCAATGACGATGCGAACGATACCGCCAAGCCGACGGTTGACATTTTCCAAAATGATGTTATACGTGTAGCAAAACGAGAAGACGACCCTGCACAACTCGCCGCTACTTTGGCATACGAGGAGAGACTCTATAAGGGCCAGGGTGTGCGCAATGTCTGGCGAACCATCCGTCATCGAGGATACCATCTGCCCACTGAAGAGACGGCCGACGCCGAGGTACTATGGGGAACATTTGCCAAGTATCATCTGATTGTACCTAAATTGATAGAATATGCAGAAGAGTTGTTTCGAGAGACAGGCAAAATCTATCCTCGCCTGTATGAATTGGTCATGGCCTACTGGCTGCCACAGAGACCCAGGCAGGCGTTGAAACATCATTATGCACTGGTCAGAAACCTTAAACTCCAGAAATTACCATTGCGAAGTTTGGCCCGTTTAGGGCGGTCGACATGGAAGCCTGCCACGTACGAAGTGTTCCTCGAGATATACGGACAGAGCGACGAGAGGGACGTCTATGACGAGGTGGTGCCAGCGCTGATTGAGAAAGGAGGTATCAATGTGGCACGGCAATGGCATACAATATGTATTCTGCTTAGTGACAAACCATCAGAGTCCGTTGCGTCACACCCAGTCATTCGGCTGTTTGCAGATGTCAAGATAGCTCCACATGAAGTACGCTCCGAGGAGAAGATGACCAAGATGCACAAGCGCGAAACAATCAGATATAATCAAGACCTGTTACGACGCTTGGCAGGCCCCGATACAGCCCCGATTCGATTCGAAGACTCGTTCGTCGCCCGCATGTTCGCAACGAGGACCTTTACACCCGCTTCCGTTATACAAGGGCTGATCATGGTTGGCGTGAATGAGATTGGACCACAAGCTGTGCTTACCATGGCGGCGCAAACACAACCAATAGAGGAGCTTCCAAGGAGGTTCGAGGAATTACGGGCAGCGGGCATCGCCCTGCAAGGCTGCGTCTTCTCCTTGGCTTTAGAGAAGTTTGCAATGGAGCAGAAATGGCACCTGGCGCGCAGTATGATAGAGAGCGATCAGCATCCAGATGTTTTTGGCGATACGGGCATACAGCGAAAGCTGCTTGAATACTACCTCGAGCAAGGCGATCAGTTGCAAGCCCAACGTACCCTTGCCATTCTGACTCTCTTCCACAACGACTCTAGCCAAGAATCCTGGAATCTTCTCCTACAAGTCAACATCGAACGCACCGGACCGCACCACGTCATGGAAGTGATCGATGGCATGCGTATCCGGGGCGTCATGTTACTACCGGAGTCACTCAAGGCAATAAAAGGCTTGCTAGCCCAGCGACAGAGAGGAAACAGACCCGTCATGCGCAAATTTGACGATTTACGGTTTGTTGCACGTGTCTTTATGACGATACTAGAGAGTGGTATAGCTCCTATTGGTCCACCCCAATGGCGCGAGATCATACGCCGATTTGGCATGCTTGGGAGGTTTAGAGAGCTCCGCAGGCTCTTGCTTTGGCTTCTTTGCTGGTACGCACCGAGAGGAACACTCCAATTCACAGCGTTGCCACGGTCACCATTTTTGGAGCCGGCGACAGCGAAGCTACGTACTGCGTATCCCGAACGTTACCATTACTTCCACTTCCCAGCCATGGTTAACCAACGCGAGAACAAACGTCATCCCATTCGTCAATTATGTCCACCTCCTCTTATACAAGCACTCATTGTTTGGGGCTTCCGAATGGGGATGCTCCCTAATGCTCAGTTGGAACAACACATGCTTGGCTCCCCATTAGCGAAGAAACACTACCGACGCCGCCTGCTCCAACGTGGTATTCTTAACCGTCTCGAATGGACCATCGGCCTGCGTACAGTAGTTCAGCTACGTGATCTTGGTGTCTTTGTACATCACCACACTGTGCTCAAAGCCTTGCAGGCCCAGATGATAATTTTGTTTGGTCACGGTCGATCACTCAAAAAAGAAAACAGGATCATGGAACAGGTCAACACTCTGTCGTACGCCCGCTATGTCCGCGAGATCAACAGGATATGGGGTAAGCCACTCTTGAGGGAGCCTCAAATCTTTCGTACGCACATGGCATATGGCCAGACGTGGCATCCACGCTTGCGCCGGAAGACTAATCGCAATCAATGGATCAGCCTCGGTGAGATGCTGGGTCCGGAATGGCAGGCTCGAGATGACGGAGGGGATGCGTCCGCTTGGTCTCGTACTGCTAGCGAGCAAGACGCCAGGGTTTTTGGTGAACTCCAAAAGCGGTTTGAAATGGAGGCTGAAGCCATCAAGTCTAACGGAGACCCCAAGGCATAGCTTTGCCGTAACATGCATTGACGAATACATCATGTTCAAAACTCGCAATCTCATGTATGTATGTGTGCTGTAGCTTGCACATCGGCTTACCCAGAAGCCGAATTAAAACCTTTGAGATGCCCATCATGTCCGGCGCTCATCACATGATCTGTGCTCCAGTTGTCCATATGAACACCTCTTTAcctcctcatcttcttctttcctACTTCCCATATCTTCCAAAACTCAAACCTGAAACTCTAAAACATGACCAAATTTGTTCTGATGTATTCCGCTTTTTCTTGATAAATCTTAAAAGACAGTCGGCTGTTCGACATGTTCTTTCTTCTTCGACCATTCTCTTTCCCCATTTTCTCTAAGAACACCAGAAATGCGTAAGAAACAAATTGATATGAATACCTTTTTATAGGCGGATCAAAATAATATTACCACAGCTATATGCTTTCCTCTTCTCCGCCTTTTTCACTTATTTATCAAAACAAAAATACAGAGGCTCCGCTCCATGTCTTCTCTGCGACTTCTCGAATTTGAAAAGAAACAAATGTCTATGCATATGGTTGGCTGCGAATACAACAAAACAGACAAACACTACTACTATGTTTCCTGTATTCCTTGAAAACTCAAAAATAAAACCTTGACTATATGAATGTCTCCCGCCTCTCGCGCTTTTCTTGAAAACCAACACGAGTAACAAGAGAGACGATGTGTGGAGTCCGACTCTCCAGCTTCAAAAATACTGAAATCTTTCCCTGTTGTTCTGGGATAATATCTTAAAACCGCGTCGGTCCGCTTTTGTAGGGTTCCAGGCTGTGTGCCTCCTTGAAACTCTGGGAGTGGTACCTTCTTTTTTCTAAATCCTTTCTTCTCTGTCTAAGGAGAGTATTCTAAGAAACTCCTAGCAGATGTGCTTTATGTGGCTGTTGCCTGGCGTTTCTGCCCTTTAAATCTTTTCTTGGAAAAATAGTGAAGAGATTACTGGCATAGATTTTCCCTTCTTCTCTAGGAAGCTATGAGAAACCACACCCAGAAATCCTCATGTTTGCGTCGGGTCTGGGGTTCCGGCCTTTCCTATTTTTATAAATCCGCCTTGCTTACTTTGACACGGTGTTCTCCCCTCTTCTCTGGAAAAGCTACTGAAATCTCTATGGGAATTGTGGATGCATCCGCTGGGCGTAGTATATCTGGTCTTTACTATCTTTCCTAAAAAGACAGCTCCGATATAATGGAGTTCTATCTGCTTCTTCCTGAAAACGTACTGAAAAGCACATGGGACCTTTATATAAGTGTCCTGGTCCCGGCGTACCTAGCTTTTCTTTGCTCTTCTAAAAAAAACGGTACACACATTCTTGGGATCCTCTTGTCCCTTTGTTTTTCTGAAAACTTAATGAAAACAATATGGGAGCTCTACATGAGCGCGTTGGGCCTAGCGTTCCGGCCTTCCTTATTTTTCTCTAAAAGACACCATACGTGTTTTCACATGTTattctctcttcttcttcctgaAAACTTCATAAAACCATCTGGGACCTGCACATGACTGCGCTGGGCCTGGCTTTCCTTATCTTTCTCTAAAAGAATCCAGTGAATACACATCATGTTCTTCTCCGTTCTTCATAAAAGCTCATTAAAACACCATTTGCGAATTATATATGAGTGCACTGGACTTAACGTTGCGGCCTTCTTTATTCTCCTCTAAAAGAAGCAGTGCTATGTATTAATGTTCTTCTCCCGTTTTCGCTTATGTCGCTTTCGCTAGGATCGTTATATTCATTCCCGTCTGTGTGTGGTTCTGGTCGTCGTTCGAATCCGCCTCAAAATTGTCGCCTGACCCGTCATCAGTATTGTCGCCTGATCTGTTGTTGGTATCGTCGCCTAACCCGTCGTCGGTATCGTTGGTATCGAGCGTAAGCTTGTATGTAGTATTAGAGTTCTTTTTGCTGCTCTTCACGACTGAAAGAGTGGTGCGGGCGCGTTGGTTGTCAGTGATTATGATGGTCGACCTGCTGGTGTGCTTGCTACTAGCCAATACCTCACTGTAGGATATTGTTTTTTTGGCTGCCCGTGGAAGAGTTGTTCGTCCAACTTCGGCATTTGTGACTTTAAGTTGCGACGGGGTTTGTAGAGGAATGTACAACGTGGATTGGAGGCGTAGCTGGTGTAGCTGGCACAACTGGCGTAGCTAGCGTAACTGGCGTATAGGCGTAGACGCTCGTGTTCTCCTTGCAGCTGCTGGTATAGGTCTGATATGCAATCCCTGACGTGAGCGCTTAAGAGGGCGGGcatcctcatcatcatcaatATGTATCGGCATGGTTGCCGATCCTATATGACTTCTATTGTGGTGGGCACCCTTTTTGTCGTCGATGTAAATCAGAGTGGCTGCTGATCCTAGCACTTGTACTTCGATAGCAGGAGGTTCGGTAGGTTCAGTGGCAGTTGTAGGAGGCTGAGCAATGACTGTGTCGATTTCTCTAAATGAACGTTGGACTGAAAGTCGTGGTGTGCGTGTAATAAATTGGTTGATTCAAGTCTGAGATGGGTCGTTGTTTGCTCTCGCCAACCAGGATTTGACCATAGTAGCTAGGTAGAGAGGGTATAAACAATATCATGTGTAGTGCAAGCGAGGCGAGGTTTGTGATGTAGGTAAGGTAGTGAGGCTGGGAATTAAGAGAGGAGAATGAAGGTGACGAAAAGGTGCGGTTTTATTAGGTAGGAGAGGTCTAGTGTGAGCTGAGCCAAGACATGCTAAGAGTAGGCGCGAAGGACAAGCATGTGCAGGCGCAGGTGTGGTATACGCTGAGTGAAGACATCCTATAAGGTAGGCACGAGAGACTAGAAGCATGTGTAGATACCGGTATGAAGGTTGCGGCTTAGTATCGTGTGTTGTCGTACCACCTGTCGGCCTTGAGTACGGTTAGGGCTGTGTTTGTTACTCATTGGCTTCGTCTAGAACAAAGAGTACGCCGTTTTCCCGAAATCCGAGATACCGCGGAGCCATATTCAATGTTTTATATGCCGGTACCATATACATTTCGTGTTCTCCGCGCCAATGCGTTCCCGCTCTTCTCGCCGGTCTGACCGTGCCCAAGCATGCTAATACGCCGGTCGCCCTTAGTACTTTTCCAATCAGGACCAACCTCGTTTGGCGACTTCAAGTTAGCGATGAGTCCTTCGCGTgtcatcatcttcttcaaGGTTTGATGTGGTCGAAACGGTACGTGTAAAGACGACAGATGATGACGTGCAGCCCGACACAAACCCAGCGGAGCCTGTAGCCCTGAAAAGCTACAATACAGGTAGCTGCGTCAGTACTCGAGCGGTTTACAACACCTCATGATACCGCGGAGATGGATGTGTATGGAGTGGTGCCGCGTGGCTGGTAATACGAGAAACAGCCACGGGTGTCATGACAGCTGCGCCACGATGGTTGACACAGCACTAAACCCAAATAGGTAGAGTTTGCGAGAAAATTACCGACTACCTACCCATGAGGATCCGGTGATGCCGCTCGGCGCACAAGGACTGCCGATTCGGACTGCCAATATGCCCATCGTCCGAACCCAAGATGGAAAGTCCTCGCTGGCTGCATCGTCTTTACACGTTTCCCTATGCCAGTCGAGACGTGCTTTCTGTATGCTTGGTGGTGCGATCGCGTCTGCCTTCCCTGTCCTGACTCCGCTCCGTGCCGAGCGCGCTCCCCTAACCGTAACCACGACCCCAACATCAATCAATCGAGCTTATCCCTGCGTTACTCGGCCACAGGAGAGTTACTCTTCCGGCCCATCTGGAAGCTTATCGAAGGTTGGCCAGCTGGGGCTTGTCGTCGCGAATTAATGTCAACGTAGGCCTGATGGTAGTCGTAGGCTTTAGAGGCGGAGTCTTCCAGAAGTCCATCAGGAGAAACCACTTTTTGCTCGCAACTTGTTTATAGCCAGAGATCGGTGCTGGGAGCCAGGCATTTGTTGATCTTGGTGCCTGAGTGTTGAGAACAGCCTTAGTCTTCTTTTCGCCATCCCTTGTGTTGCCTTTATATCACCATGGTCTACACAGGTAAGCCCAGCCGGGGCTGCGGCATGTGCAAAAGCCGCCGAATCAAGGTAAGTTCTGGCTTCTCGCGACAATTGCTACTTCCTCTCGACTAGTGGTGCTGGATTACCCGCACGTACGCCAATACGGTTACTTTGGGAGTAGTAGTTTGGGCCCCCCGCTAATTATGCCAGTGCGACGAGAAACGGCCAACATGTGGAAACTGCAAGAAATCGTCGCGATCCTGTCCAGGCTATCCAGACGATTTTGATCTGGTTTTTCGGGATGAGAACAAGGCGATGCTCAAGAAGGTGAGGAAGTGTTCTGGGACGACTTCGCCAGGTAGCAGTGCTGGAGCGTCAAGCTCGCATCCTTCTCCACATCCGTATGTGTTATCCTGGAACCCTCGTTCCGTCCCGCTCCCGCTGCTAGCTATCTATCTGCGCCAAGGAGCTCCATCGCTTACCTTTGCCACTATCTATGCATGAACCTGTGGCTGGTATGCGATCGCTTGTGGCTTTGCGTGAAATGAGGACATCAGCTGATCATGTCAGATCTCCATCTTCAACCTTTGAGGTGGTTTCAGAAGAAAAAGGCTCTGTAGGAGAGCTTGCCTTTCAGACCGCAACATCGTCATCACATGCAAGCCAGTCACAACAGGTACTGCCTTTGAACAACTACAGGGCGCAACAAGTGCCTTTTGACCATCCTTTCGACTTTGAAACTTTCGTCTGGAATCTCCAAACAGCCCAAGTGCCGCCCACGATATCACTCGCTCCGGAATGTGAGGCAGTGCCTTTCTTTTTCAAAAACTTTACCGCCCTTCCGCAACAGGCCGAAAGTACGAGAGGATTTCTCGAATACCTAGTGCCACTTTACAACCGTGCCCGTCCAAATTCAGTTCTACATCTTGCCACCACCGCTGTTGCATTGGCAGCGTGCGGACAATATCCCGGAAGACATGAGCTCCTTCGTGAAGCTGTCTCTACGTATGGCAAAGCCATCAAGAAATTAAACGAGGACTTGAAACACCCCGCAAAAGCGAAAAGCAACGAGACCGTACTTGCTATCCTCATGTTCTCATTATACGAAGTAAGTCTATCGCTGTGTCTGACCGCGTTTCCAAATTGTTTTCTTTCCTCTAGAACCTATTACCGGTCTTGGTGCTAACCACTTCAGACAATTATGAGCACCGATGACACAATCGCAGCCTGGGGTAACCATGTTGATGGTGCTGTTGCACTAACCAAACTAAGAGGAATGGAGCAATTCAAGGATCCAATGTCTCATGCTATATTCCGTGCAGTACGAACCATGATGGTAAGCACTATCCTTTCATTCAAGTGTCCAACATCTAACTCGAAACAGATCACAAGCTGTGTTCAACGTTCAAAACCGGTCGACTCCTTTCCCAGCAAAGCTGGCTGGATAGGCCAGGGTGATATCCACGACGAAAATGCAGCAAATCGACTAACCCTAATTTGCATTGACCTGCCCAGCCTACGTGCTCGCGCAAATACCCTTACCAACATGCCTTACGACCCAGCCTACGAATCAGAAGCCAAACAAATCCTCGACTTTGCGCAACTGGTGGACAGCAACCTTGAAGAATGGTACCGTACATTACCGCCGGAATGGAGGCCTCGCATAATCGGCATCGTTA from Pyrenophora tritici-repentis strain M4 chromosome 1, whole genome shotgun sequence encodes the following:
- a CDS encoding C6 finger domain protein, translated to MVYTGKPSRGCGMCKSRRIKCDEKRPTCGNCKKSSRSCPGYPDDFDLVFRDENKAMLKKVRKCSGTTSPGSSAGASSSHPSPHPSPSSTFEVVSEEKGSVGELAFQTATSSSHASQSQQVLPLNNYRAQQVPFDHPFDFETFVWNLQTAQVPPTISLAPECEAVPFFFKNFTALPQQAESTRGFLEYLVPLYNRARPNSVLHLATTAVALAACGQYPGRHELLREAVSTYGKAIKKLNEDLKHPAKAKSNETVLAILMFSLYETIMSTDDTIAAWGNHVDGAVALTKLRGMEQFKDPMSHAIFRAVRTMMITSCVQRSKPVDSFPSKAGWIGQGDIHDENAANRLTLICIDLPSLRARANTLTNMPYDPAYESEAKQILDFAQLVDSNLEEWYRTLPPEWRPRIIGIVSELIPSEELSLAAKWPGEQHVYHDVPLASIMNDYRVCRIFCTRVIMACVEWLNSGPNYRDGDRARNKSVYVIQKMVDEICACVPFHLSYELQTAAKEMGQEKNAAEAFGGYSLVWPLYVAANADMIPQEQRDWLFGRLSVIGTKFGLSSAQVLVLARRHVLTCGPMFP